Genomic DNA from Peribacillus sp. FSL H8-0477:
TTCTCTACAGCCAACTAATGGATGGGATGTTTAACTGCCTTGCGGGAACTTGAGCAATTTCATAAAATCGCTTTAAAAATTCCTCATAATAATGAGCTGTATCTGTATAGCCATTCAGCTTATCTTCCAATTCATTTGCTCTAGACTCTTTCGGGTTCGAGAAATACTCCTCAATGGTTTCTACATAATGAATAGGGAAGAGCAGCCGTGAATAGAGTAAGCGTGCCGAAAAGCTTGATAGCGTGCCGAGTGCTTGGTAATCATTCATAAATTCTGTAATTTCCGGCTGATGGGTAAGTGGTTTTGCAAAGTACTGTTCCCTTGTCCACTCAGCTATATCTCGGCTTCCATGATCAAATACCCAATCAAATGGGTTCTTGATACAAGGCTTTCCACTCCAGATATCATTGGTAAACCTTTCATAGCAAACGGTTCCACCATCCGTCATAACAGGTGTATCATCGATTTCAGTATCTACCAAATATTGGATTGCGTTTTCTGAAAGGGACATATAGTAAGGAAAACTTTCAATAAATTGTTTCTCAAACGAATTATTCGGATGTGCAACTAACTTGTCATTCCACATTCTTTCCAGCTGGTCAATTCTTTGCTCCCAAAGACCTTTCCACTCACCCACTCTAGAACACTCCTTAATCGGTGTCGAAATGGAACGTGCCCGGTGATGAAACTTGGCCAGTTTCCTGCCCATTTGTGTGCTTCTCCCCTCTTCTTGAGAGGTGTTCTCCAGCAATAAAAATAATTGACCTTCCGTTACGGAAATATAACTCCCCTCTTTGGAAAGAATAAATCGTGAGACATACCTATCTCCCTGAAGAGCTAAATGCTCAGACATTTGTTGTCTTTCAGCTAACTCCGCCTCGTTCACTTCTTCTAATGGGATGATGCTGTAAATGGCATCGCCCGAACGGAAGGCTGGGTATCTGTTTCCTTTCTCTTCCCTATCTACAGTAATACCATACTGATCAAAGATCGTTTGCTCAATCATATTCCCCCGCCTTTTTTTAGAAGTGGCTTCACTACTTAAACATATGATGAAAGAGAAGGATTTCTGAATGATTTTCTAAATTTTAGAATACATTTTGATAATAAGCGCTTTGCTGTACAAATTGTTGGAGAAACGGGTGATTACATGACAGAAAAAGTTAATGTATCTGAACAGACAGCAAAAAGATGGCTGCTGGAGCGTGGAGTAACGATAAAAGATATTGCAGAGCTCGTGATGTTTTTACAATCTAGTTACCATGAAAATTTACAGTTAAAAGATTGTATCCATAATGTCGAACGTGTCTTATCTAAAAGAGAAGTTCAAAATGCAATTTTAACCGGTATTCAATTGGATATGCTTGCTGAGCAAAACATGCTAGAGCAGCCTCTTCAAGCGATAATCGAAACAGACGAAAGTCTATATGGCGTCGATGAGGTTCTCGCTTTTTCAATCGTTAACGTCTATGGTTCAATTGGATTTACTAATTATGGATATGTCGATAAACTGAAGCCAGGAATCCTCAAACATCTCAATGATAAGAGCAGCGGGAAGGTTCACACTTTTCTAGATGATATTGTCGGTGCCATCGCTGCCGCCGCATCAAGCCGTCTTGCGCACCGAGATGAAAACGCAGAATAAACCCGCGTTCGTTTTCTGATTAAGGATCCGGTTTTAACTAAATAAAGCCGGCCCTATTGGACCGGCTTAACGTTATCTGTTAAAATTCCCATTGATCAAGAGAATCAAGTACATGTGTTGGCTTAACATTATATTTAGTCAAATGTTCTTTTGTTGTCACGCCTGTGTGGACAAGTAAGGTGTCCATTCCAGCATTTATTCCTGCAAGGATGTCCGTGTCGTAATTATCACCGACCATAATCGTTTCATCTTTGCTGATACCTAACACTTTCAGTGCCTGTTCTACAATTATTGATTCTGGTTTACCAATGAACACGGGCTGCACGCCGGTTGAGACCGTGACCACCGAAGTGATTGAGCCGTTTCCAGGCAGAAAACCACGTTCTGTCGGCAAAGCAATATCAGCATTTGTTGAGATGAAAAATGCACCATTTCGAACAGCCAGACAAGCTTTTGTCAGTTTTTCATAATTGATACCACGATCAATCCCCATAACGACAAAGTCTGGTTTTTCATCCGTTAAGTGAATCCCCTTTGCTTGAAGAGCGGCAATAATTCCTTCTTCCCCGACTACATAAGCAGTCGAATTGCTTTTTCGTTCTGCAATAAAATTAGCTGTGGCCATACTAGTCGTAAAAACTTGTTCATCCTTTGCTTCTATCCCAAATGCACGTAATTTTTCGGCAACCTGCTCAGGTGTTCTTGAAGAGTTATTCGTAACAAATAAATAGGGAATCTTCCGTTTGACCAGACCCTCAATAAAAGCACCAGCATCTTCAATTTTCTCTGTTCCTCTATAGATTGTTCCATCTAAATCAATAAGGTAACCTTTATAGTGTTTCAATCGATAACCTCCAACCAGTTGTTTAGTTTTTAAAAGCAGATACTGGTCCTAATTCATTTAGTAAATAGGTTCTGATGTGACGAGGGTATAATACAAACGCTTCCAAATTTTCTTCAAATACAACGGACGTTTCTGTAAAATCTAATTCCAGATAATCCTGAATTAGTTTTTTTCGAAGCGGCAGTAAATGTTTGAATTGGACAGCCATTTCATTTGTGATTACCTTTTCATCGAGTAAAATATCAATAATGTCCTCAAAACTACCGGGGTCCCGCATAATAAATCCATCAATCATTGCATTACCCGTATCTAGTACGGCATCAATGGATGTTTGTATGATTCTTTCTAAAGCAAGTTTTGATTGACGTTCTTCCCAATTCTTAATTTCACGATAGGAAGCAAGCTGTTTTTCTAGAAAAGCTAACAACATTTCTATTCTTTCTCTATCCACAAAATACATTCTCACAAACCCCTTTTCTCTGGTTAGTCATAAATCACTCATGCCTTACCCGCCACTTGATGATACCATAATTCAGTCCTTTACCGTCGAATCTGCTATTAAATACGGCTGTGGATTGTTATGATAAAAGAAAATAGCGGAAAGAAGGGATTGTTATGGAAACGTTTGATTTTTTATACAATGACCTCGTAGATACGAAAACACGTTTTGCCAGCTTTGTCGGAAGAGAAATCCGTTATGACTTAGCTATTGTAATGACTGATCGGTTTTATGGAAAAAAACTTATTCTTGATATGCAAAGCAACCGTTTTGCGATTATCGGTCCTGATGATTTAGATGAAGAAGGCTACCTTGAACATGCCTTTCAAATTTCTGCTGAAGAAGCAGAAGAACTGCACTTATTCTTAACTGAAATCGTTTAGCATGCTCCCTCATAGAATGGACATCCTATAAAGGGAGGATGATACCAATGACAGAGAATTATCATGATTTCCTCAATGTTGAAAAACAACGTCATTCCCTGATACCAGAAGAATTTTCAGAAGGTTCATACGGTTCTTCACGAGGAGCAGATTCACCAGTTGAAAACAAAAGCTCAAATTGGAAAGAAGGACAATCATTCCAAAGTGCTTTTAATTATGAAAACAAATCGCTGCATGAAAACCTGCCAAGAAAATACCCTGGTGCAGCTGTACCTGAAGATCTTAAAAAAACATAAACAATAATAAAAGGAAGCTGTCAATGACAGCTTCCTTGA
This window encodes:
- the yutH gene encoding spore coat putative kinase YutH → MIEQTIFDQYGITVDREEKGNRYPAFRSGDAIYSIIPLEEVNEAELAERQQMSEHLALQGDRYVSRFILSKEGSYISVTEGQLFLLLENTSQEEGRSTQMGRKLAKFHHRARSISTPIKECSRVGEWKGLWEQRIDQLERMWNDKLVAHPNNSFEKQFIESFPYYMSLSENAIQYLVDTEIDDTPVMTDGGTVCYERFTNDIWSGKPCIKNPFDWVFDHGSRDIAEWTREQYFAKPLTHQPEITEFMNDYQALGTLSSFSARLLYSRLLFPIHYVETIEEYFSNPKESRANELEDKLNGYTDTAHYYEEFLKRFYEIAQVPARQLNIPSISWL
- a CDS encoding phosphatidylglycerophosphatase A family protein produces the protein MTEKVNVSEQTAKRWLLERGVTIKDIAELVMFLQSSYHENLQLKDCIHNVERVLSKREVQNAILTGIQLDMLAEQNMLEQPLQAIIETDESLYGVDEVLAFSIVNVYGSIGFTNYGYVDKLKPGILKHLNDKSSGKVHTFLDDIVGAIAAAASSRLAHRDENAE
- a CDS encoding TIGR01457 family HAD-type hydrolase yields the protein MKHYKGYLIDLDGTIYRGTEKIEDAGAFIEGLVKRKIPYLFVTNNSSRTPEQVAEKLRAFGIEAKDEQVFTTSMATANFIAERKSNSTAYVVGEEGIIAALQAKGIHLTDEKPDFVVMGIDRGINYEKLTKACLAVRNGAFFISTNADIALPTERGFLPGNGSITSVVTVSTGVQPVFIGKPESIIVEQALKVLGISKDETIMVGDNYDTDILAGINAGMDTLLVHTGVTTKEHLTKYNVKPTHVLDSLDQWEF
- a CDS encoding DUF86 domain-containing protein; translation: MYFVDRERIEMLLAFLEKQLASYREIKNWEERQSKLALERIIQTSIDAVLDTGNAMIDGFIMRDPGSFEDIIDILLDEKVITNEMAVQFKHLLPLRKKLIQDYLELDFTETSVVFEENLEAFVLYPRHIRTYLLNELGPVSAFKN
- a CDS encoding DUF3055 domain-containing protein, translating into METFDFLYNDLVDTKTRFASFVGREIRYDLAIVMTDRFYGKKLILDMQSNRFAIIGPDDLDEEGYLEHAFQISAEEAEELHLFLTEIV
- a CDS encoding cytosolic protein, which gives rise to MTENYHDFLNVEKQRHSLIPEEFSEGSYGSSRGADSPVENKSSNWKEGQSFQSAFNYENKSLHENLPRKYPGAAVPEDLKKT